In Dryobates pubescens isolate bDryPub1 chromosome 6, bDryPub1.pri, whole genome shotgun sequence, a genomic segment contains:
- the ZNF292 gene encoding zinc finger protein 292 isoform X1: MRIKHLMKTKQLSQATALAKLCSDHPEISAKGNFKQTYLVCLCSGSPNEKLMEEIAEVDCKDALEMICNLESDGDEKTALILCAAFLSRQLQQGEMYCAWELTLFWSKLQQRVEPSIQVYLERCRQLSVLTKTVYHIFFLIKVINSEIDGAGLATCIELCVKALRLESGENTDVKISICKTISCLLPDDLEVKRACQLSEFLLEPTVDAYYAVEMLYNQPDQKYDEENLPIPNSLRCELLLVLKTQWPFDPEFWDWKTLKRQCLALMGEEASIVSSIDELNDSEVYEKVDDCEDETKETSMNGLAGTFDEATSLLRGINDEKQKKREIKKLRERGFISARFRNWQAYMQYCVLCDKEFLGHRIVRHAQKHYKDGIYSCPICAQNFNSKESFVPHVTLHVKKSSKERLAAMKPLRRLGRPPKIVTANESQRTDSVSKLEQRPIKKNSLYSTDFIVFNDNDGSDDENDDKDKPYIPEIVPVQKPLPINEFTCPVTFCKKGFKYFKNLIAHAKGHKDNEEAKRFLEMQSKKVICQYCRRHFVSVTHLNDHLQMHCGSKPYICIQMKCKAGFNSYAELLTHRKEHQVFRAKCMFPKCGRVFSEAYLLYDHEAQHYNTYTCKVTGCGKVYRSQNELEKHIEDHNKQPEEVQQPESQPDQPDLSQPSEDAENADGVAVKEELTSPLADDQSSFTEGENIVWNEIKAEPVGNESVNASVSILEQSDSLPSAGSEQSPSDSVKTEVAIPASSIKVTAVNQKILDNIAKRGKLAAADMQVDTTKPGAQLLCSSVDSCFPVFQERREDDHLSQNVQNVSVTSDTLKPEALESKSLERQASVVNPFNLQNQAGYRNSVPLSKLEIEDSIKAAANLYNLPLKTLESITFVPSQPNVTNSLVPAVPPAAPVQKFNCQVEGCTRTYNSSQSIGKHMKAAHPDHYAAFKLQRKNKKPRKSSGLQHVPSDGKVVYLALPQVGNPSAAAFAAQNKPNLNPACSSQVQHVSSTLFPTHLENVANPLLPAVESVINPGLSTRIKSEPESVLCSQMENLSGTTLPSQLDDLAKTVMPLNIDGNSDPFLPLPAENGPLSLFPSSAENPPNSVFSQVENNTNNFSSQLEGNTSSAFPKEETVDQLFPSRLSTENNFSETSSQHPASDKMKKDHCRGPNGKERKPKHNKRAKWPAIIRDGKFICSRCFRVFTNPRSLGGHLSKRSYCKPLDGSEISPEALQANGQSLLASMILSSNSLHLHQPQESAFNPEMYFKDPSFLQLLAAENRSTALLQTMFPRVSMTNFNSSGNEEGNQIIKQALETAGIPSTFDNPEVLPHVVTSRVTGTAPISAALLPNSTTSPLLQTVCNPSALLTDQNRILNAKIPPINECKSLPVFATEDLMLKTIENGLCPGSFSNALAAAQNFAGSSSRVSVISSPQNSGSSDLNKKGTSASKRKRKATTPLLAPNTPQKIAVNNAPMMGLVMKSTEGNMQMQGESFQANLLANCGSQAVVENLTQKLNNVDNQLFMASIKENFKTNLEAHPMLPPLTVKTENGDSQMMPVTPCVQANLEEQISEDNVMQNFEKTLEIIKTAMNSQIREVKTEIQDTIAASGQTLQVNNAQASLGDSIHSVKLPTPTPFAVHPGSGTAAKSSSPQSEPSQKDDTQMLEILEGLQKLKLESDPPIQVSETISHYPPTVRLAPAIPVVSTENKLLVQMSSEANNIQFSDKVNKPFVCQNPGCNYSAMTKDALFKHYGKVHQYTAEMILEIKKHQLKFAPFKCVVTTCPKTFTRNSNLRAHCQLVHHFTTEEMVKLKIKRPYGRRPQNEIINTAPQPVEVKPLQTLMTENKTTAPLVSEAQVKEAVEPVKVLEKILPENNIPERLEKPPQVVFVPPEQQNAASLGSTEEESQVHKVRKYRKEKEERKRRKPITKSLEFPTRYSPYRPYRCVHQGCFAAFTIQQNLILHYQAVHKSDLPAFSAEVEEENEPGKEEQEEVETKPAVREFRCEVNDCSRIFQEVTSLLQHYMKLHNMTAEQIGNMKSAPEVGRFFCDQSQCKSSFTTYLSYVLHLETDHSVKVKPSKVEDDGVFRCDCEGCDRIYATRSNLLRHIFNKHNDKHKDHLIRPRRLTPGQENISSKANQEKPLKSKQRGLKNRSGKEGNRLAMKTKRKKNVNLETKNSKTMPVPENKAYSLKCGKHVYTIKARNDALSECTSRFITQYPCMIKGCSSVVTSESNIIRHYKCHKLSKAFTSQHRNLLIVSKKHSVPEVKEASCEQEETDKTSDMTEPEPSLTVSNNDPSTPTLPQKESEKGEKDEVDELTELFITKLINEDCSSAESQAKVSSDVNSDLQETSSCPLEKQKPNNLKRANKEKNVSQNKRRRAEKAEEALPAEVSSVPREEETAVAIQTAEEQPAAFDWSSFKPMGFEVSFLKFLEESAVKQKKNSERDYHSSGTKKGSHANSRKPSEKTPVPASNVTWSCSETETLVPFANPSQLPCGANVKIVLDQTFKDCTERALKQLQEMKPIVSLRKLEGRWEDNPEVTAAKVTVVGTKEREKKY; this comes from the exons ATGCGTATTAAGCACCtcatgaaaacaaagcaattaTCGCAAGCTACTGCCCTGGCAAAGCTGTGCTCTGATCATCCAGAAATCAGTGCAAAAGGCAATTTCAAGCAAACCTACCTGGTCTGTCTttgctcaggatcaccaaaTGAAAAGCTAATGGAAGAa ATAGCAGAAGTAGATTGCAAAGATGCTCTGGAAATGATCTGTAACCTGGAATCTGACGGAGATGAAAAAACTGCTCTCATTTTATGCGCAGCGTTTTTATCTCgccagctgcagcaaggagagaTGTACTGTGCCTG GGAACTGACTCTTTTCTGGAGTAAACTGCAGCAAAGGGTAGAGCCTTCTATCCAAGTGTATCTAGAGAGATGTCGGCAACTTTCTGTGCTAACTAAGACTGTTTATCACATTTTCTTCCTGATCAAAGTAATTAATTCAGAG ATTGATGGTGCTGGACTTGCAACCTGCATTGAACTGTGTGTGAAAGCGTTGCGCTTGGAATCCGGTGAAAATACGGACGTCAAGATATCGATTTGCAAGACTATTTCCTGCTTACTTCCCGATGATTTGGAGGTTAAACGTGCTTGTCAGCTGAGTGAATTTCTTCTCGAACCCACTGTGGATGCATATTATGCTGTTGAAATGCTGTATAATCAGCCTGACCAGAAGTACGATGAAGAGAATCTTCCAATACCAAATTCTTTGCGCTGTGAACTCTTACTTGTACTGAAAACTCAGTGGCCTTTTGATCCAGAATTCTGGGACTGGAAAACTCTCAAGCGTCAGTGTCTGGCACTTATGGGAGAGGAGGCATCCATTGTGTCGTCCATAGACGAACTGAACGATAGCGAAGTGTACGAGAAGGTTGATGATTGCGAAGATGAGACTAAAGAAACTTCTATGAATGGGCTTGCTGGCACTTTTGATGAGGCTACAAGCCTTCTTAGGGGTATCAAtgatgaaaaacagaaaaagagggaaattaAAAAGCTCAGAGAGAGGGGGTTCATATCAGCTAGGTTTAGGAACTGGCAAGCTTATATGCAGTATTGCGTGTTATGCGACAAAGAATTCTTAGGTCATAGAATAGTCAGGCATGCCCAAAAACATTACAAAGATGGAATTTACAGTTGCCCTATTTGTGCCCAGAATTTTAATTCTAAAGAAAGCTTTGTTCCCCATGTGACTTTGCATGTTAAAAAATCCagcaaagagagattggctgcTATGAAACCACTGAGAAGATTGGGAAGACCTCCCAAAATAGTAACTGCCAACGAGAGTCAGAGAACTGATTCCGTATCCAAACTGGAGCAGCGGCCCATTAAGAAGAACAGTCTCTATTCAACAGACTTCATTGTGTTCAACGATAACGATGGCTCGGACGACGAAAACGATGACAAAGACAAACCTTACATACCAGAGATCGTGCCAGTCCAAAAGCCACTCCCTATCAATGAATTCACCTGCCCTGTAACGTTTTGTAAAAAAGGCTTTAAGTATTTTAAGAATCTAATAGCACATGCAAAGGGGCATAAAGACAATGAAGAGGCTAAACGCTTTCTTGAAATGCAGAGCAAAAAAGTGATATGCCAGTACTGTAGACGACATTTTGTAAGTGTTACTCACCTGAATGATCATTTACAAATGCACTGTGGCAGCAAGCCTTACATCTGCATACAGATGAAGTGTAAGGCTGGGTTTAACAGTTACGCTGAGCTGCTGACGCATCGGAAAGAGCATCAGGTCTTCAGAGCGAAGTGTATGTTCCCTAAATGTGGCAGAGTGTTTTCTGAAGCCTATTTGCTCTATGATCACGAAGCACAACACTATAATACCTATACCTGCAAAGTCACGGGCTGTGGAAAGGTGTACCGGTCTCAGAATGAACTGGAAAAGCACATCGAGGACCACAACAAGCAGCCCGAAGAAGTACAGCAGCCTGAGAGCCAGCCTGATCAGCCTGATCTTAGTCAACCTTCTGAAGATGCTGAAAATGCTGATGGAGTTGCTGTTAAAGAGGAATTGACATCTCCTCTGGCTGATGACCAAAGCAGTTttactgaaggagaaaatattgTCTGGAATGAAATCAAAGCAGAGCCAGTAGGGAATGAAAGTGTAAACGCATCAGTGAGTATACTGGAGCAAAGCGATTCCTTGCCCAGTGCTGGTTCGGAGCAGTCTCCTTCAGATTCAGTGAAGACAGAAGTGGCAATTCCAGCAAGCAGCATTAAGGTGACTGCAGTTAACCAGAAGATCCTAGATAACATTGCAAAAAGAGGTaaactggctgctgctgacatgCAGGTAGATACTACTAAACCTGGAGCCCAACTGTTGTGCTCATCGGTTGACTCTTGTTTTCCAGTTTTccaagagaggagggaagacgACCATCTCAGTCAGAATGTTCAGAACGTTTCTGTGACCTCAGACACACTAAAACCAGAAGCCCTTGAATCAAAAAGCTTAGAAAGACAAGCCAGCGTCGTGAATCCATTCAACCTGCAGAATCAGGCAGGGTATCGAAACAGCGTGCCCCTGTCCAAACTTGAAATTGAAGACAGTATTAAGGCTGCAGCTAATCTATATAACCTGCCTTTAAAAACATTAGAAAGTATTACATTTGTCCCTTCGCAGCCTAACGTCACTAACTCGTTAGTTCCAGCTGTGCCGCCGGCAGCCCCGGTTCAGAAGTTTAACTGTCAGGTCGAGGGATGTACTCGAACGTACAACTCTTCGCAGAGCATTGGCAAACACATGAAGGCAGCACACCCTGACCACTATGCCGCTTTTAAGTTGCAGCGTAAGAACAAGAAGCCCCGGAAGTCCAGCGGTCTGCAGCACGTGCCCAGCGATGGGAAGGTCGTCTACCTCGCGCTGCCCCAAGTGGGCAACCCCAGCGCCGCTGCTTTTGCTGCGCAGAACAAACCCAATTTGAATCCTGCCTGTTCCAGTCAAGTGCAACACGTCTCAAGTACGCTCTTCCCAACCCACCTAGAAAATGTGGCCAATCCTCTGTTGCCTGCCGTAGAAAGTGTCATAAATCCAGGTTTGTCTACTCGTATTAAAAGTGAGCCCGAGAGTGTTTTATGTTCACAGATGGAAAATCTGTCTGGCACAACTTTACCTTCTCAGTTGGATGACCTGGCAAAAACAGTTATGCCTCTGAATATTGATGGCAATTCAgacccttttcttcctttgcccGCAGAAAATGGCCCActgtctctctttccttcctcagcAGAGAATCCCCCTAATTCAGTCTTCTCACAAGTGGAAAATAACACAAATAACTTTTCATCACAATTAGAAGGGAACACTAGTTCTGCTTTCCCAAAAGAGGAAACTGTTGATCAACTGTTTCCCTCACGGTTGAGTACTGAAAATAACTTCAGTGAAACTAGTTCTCAACATCCAGCTTCAGACAAGATGAAAAAGGATCATTGCCGGGGCCcaaatgggaaagaaagaaaaccaaagcataACAAGCGGGCAAAGTGGCCAGCAATAATTCGGGATGGCAAATTTATCTGTAGCAGGTGTTTCAGAGTTTTTACTAATCCTAGATCCCTTGGTGGTCACTTATCTAAGAGGTCTTACTGTAAGCCTCTTGATGGATCAGAAATTTCTCCAGAAGCTTTGCAGGCTAATGGACAATCTTTGCTTGCCAGTATGATTCTTTCCTCAAACTCATTACACTTGCATCAACCCCAGGAGTCTGCTTTCAATCCAGAGATGTATTTTAAAGATCCATCATTCCTCCAGTTACTTGCAGCTGAAAATCGTTCCACAGCCTTACTGCAGACTATGTTTCCACGGGTCAGCATGACTAACTTTAATAGCAGTGGGAACGAGGAAGGAAATCAAATTATAAAGCAAGCCTTGGAAACCGCAGGGATCCCCAGTACCTTTGATAACCCAGAAGTACTTCCACACGTAGTTACGAGTCGCGTCACTGGTACCGCTCCGATAAGTGCAGCTCTTCTTCCCAACTCAACCACGTCCCCCCTCCTGCAGACAGTCTGTAACCCCAGTGCCCTGCTAACAGACCAAAACAGGATCCTCAATGCCAAAATTCCTCCAATAAATGAATGCAAAAGTTTGCCTGTTTTTGCAACAGAGGACTTAATGCTAAAGACTATTGAAAACGGCCTGTGCCCTGGCTCGTTTTCTAACGCTCTAGCAGCTGCACAAAACTTCGCAGGGAGCAGTTCACGAGTTTCAGTTATAAGTAGTCCCCAAAATTCAGGATCGAGTGACTTGAATAAGAAGGGAACCAGTGCttcaaagaggaagagaaaagcaacTACACCCTTGCTTGCACCCAATACACCACAAAAAATTGCAGTAAATAATGCACCGATGATGGGACTTGTAATGAAAAGCACCGAAGGAAACATGCAAATGCAGGGAGAAAGTTTTCAGGCCAACTTGCTGGCAAATTGTGGCTCTCAAGCGGTGGTGGAAAATCTTACGCAGAAACTCAATAATGTTGACAATCAGTTATTTATGGCCAGTATCAAAGAGAACTTCAAAACAAATCTGGAAGCTCATCCAATGCTACCCCCTTTAACAGTAAAAACTGAAAATGGGGATTCCCAAATGATGCCTGTAACACCTTGCGTGCAAGCAAATTTGGAGGAACAGATTTCAGAAGACAATGTCATGCAGAACTTTGAAAAAACTCTGGAAATTATCAAGACTGCGATGAATTCCCAGATACGTGAAGTGAAAACTGAAATTCAGGATACCATTGCTGCTTCAGGACAGACCTTGCAAGTAAATAACGCTCAGGCCTCCCTGGGAGATTCGATCCACAGTGTAAAACTACCCACTCCCACACCCTTTGCTGTGCACCCAGGGAGTGGCACTGCTGCAAAGAGTAGCTCTCCTCAGTCTGAACCATCTCAAAAGGATGACACTCAAATGTTGGAAATTCTGGAGGGCTTGCAAAAACTGAAACTAGAAAGTGATCCACCCATTCAGGTTTCTGAGACTATTTCTCATTACCCTCCAACAGTTAGGCTAGCACCAGCAATTCCCGTTGTATCGACTGAAAATAAGCTCCTCGTCCAGATGTCTTCAGAGGCAAATAACATTCAGTTTAGTGACAAAGTTAACAAGCCTTTTGTGTGCCAGAATCCAGGCTGCAACTATAGTGCGATGACAAAAGACGCGTTGTTCAAACACTATGGCAAGGTTCATCAGTACACAGCCGAAATGATACTAGAAATTAAGAAACACCAGCTGAAGTTTGCTCCCTTCAAATGTGTTGTAACTACCTGTCCAAAAACATTCACGAGAAACTCTAATCTCCGCGCTCACTGTCAGCTCGTGCACCATTTTACCACAGAGGAGATGGtgaaattaaaaatcaaaaggCCTTATGGCAGAAGACCTCAAAACGAAATTATAAACACGGCCCCGCAACCTGTCGAAGTCAAACCTTTGCAGACACTaatgacagaaaacaaaactacaGCTCCATTGGTCAGTGAAGCTCAGGTAAAAGAAGCTGTAGAGCCTGTGAAAGTCTTAGAGAAAATTCTGCCCGAAAATAATATTCCTGAAAGACTGGAAAAACCTCCTCAGGTGGTGTTTGTTCCACCAGAGCAACAAAATGCAGCTTCCCTTGGTAGCACAGAGGAAGAATCCCAAGTACACAAGGTTAGGAAatacaggaaggaaaaagaggagagaaaacgTAGGAAGCCCATAACAAAATCTCTGGAGTTTCCCACCAGGTACAGCCCTTACAGACCCTATCGGTGTGTCCATCAGGGCTGCTTTGCGGCTTTTACGATACAACAAAACCTAATCCTTCATTACCAAGCTGTGCACAAATCAgacctccctgccttctctgctGAAGTGGAGGAGGAGAATGAGCCAGGCAAAGAAGAACAAGAAGAGGTAGAAACCAAACCCGCTGTCAGAGAGTTCAGGTGTGAGGTGAATGACTGCTCTCGCATCTTCCAGGAAGTTACCAGCTTGCTACAGCATTATATGAAGCTCCATAACATGACCGCAGAGCAGATTGGAAACATGAAATCAGCTCCAGAGGTGGGAAGGTTTTTTTGTGATCAGTCTCAGTGCAAGTCTTCATTTACAACGTATCTTAGCTATGTCCTACATCTCGAGACTGATCACAGCGTTAAGGTAAAGCCAAGCAAAGTAGAAGACGACGGTGTGTTCAGGTGCGACTGCGAAGGCTGTGACCGGATTTACGCTACTAGGTCTAACCTCTTGAGGCATATATTTAACAAACATAATGACAAacacaaagatcatctaataAGACCCAGGAGACTGACACCCGGTCAGGAAAACATCTCAAGCAAAGCGAATCAGGAGAAACCGCTGAAGTCCAAACAGAGAGGACTGAAAAACAGATCAGGAAAAGAAGGTAACAGACTGGCAATGAAAACAAAGCGAAAGAAAAACGTGAACTTGGAAACCAAAAACTCAAAAACAATGCCAGTTCCAGAAAACAAGGCTTACTCCCTGAAATGTGGCAAGCACGTGTACACCATCAAGGCTAGGAACGATGCCTTGTCAGAATGTACCAGCAGGTTCATCACTCAGTATCCCTGTATGATCAAGGGATGTTCCTCCGTAGTTACCAGCGAAAGCAACATCATAAGGCATTACAAATGTCACAAGCTGTCCAAAGCATTCACCTCCCAACACAGGAATCTTCTTATTGTATCTAAAAAGCACTCTGTCCCAGAAGTAAAGGAAGCCTCTTGCGAGCAAGAGGAGACTGATAAAACAAGTGACATGACAGAGCCTGAACCAAGTTTGACTGTGAGCAATAATGACCCAAGCACACCTACGTTACCGCAAAAGGAAAGTGAGAAAGGTGAGAAGGACGAAGTGGATGAACTGACAGAACTGTTCATAACTAAACTCATAAATGAGGATTGCTCGAGTGCTGAAAGTCAAGCAAAAGTTTCTTCCGATGTAAATAGTGACTTGCAGGAGACCAGCTCGTGCCCCTTAgaaaagcaaaaaccaaacaatttaaaaagagcaaacaaagaaaaaaatgtctctCAGAATAAGAGGAGGAGAGctgaaaaagcagaggaagcactgcctgctgaggtGAGTAGCGTGCCCAGGGAGGAAGAGACTGCCGTCGCCATTCAaacagctgaagagcagcctgccGCTTTCGACTGGAGCTCATTTAAGCCGATGGGTTTTGAAGTGTCATTCCTCAAGTTCCTTGAAGAGTCTGCTGTGAAGCAAAAGAAGAACAGTGAAAGAGACTACCACAGCAGTGGCACCAAAAAAGGATCCCATGCAAACTCCCGAAAGCCGAGCGAGAAGACGCCCGTACCAGCTAGCAACGTCACCTGGTCGTGCTCCGAGACGGAAACCCTTGTCCCGTTTGCCAACCCATCGCAGCTTCCGTGTGGCGCCAACGTCAAGATCGTTTTAGACCAGACTTTCAAAGACTGCACCGAGCGTGCGctcaagcagctgcaggagatgaaACCTATCGTCAGTTTGAGAAAGCTCGAAGGACGCTGGGAAGATAATCCAGAGGTTACGGCTGCAAAAGTTACTGTTGTGGGTAccaaggaaagggagaaaaaatacTGA